CCGGGTACGCGTCGATCGTGATCTCAATCTCTTTCGGATTCACATTCATCCCACCCGTAATGATCAAATCCTTGGCGCGCCCGGCGATGGCATAGGCTCCGTTGGCGAGGCGGCGTCCCAGATCGCCGCTGCGAAAGAATCCATCGGATGAAAAAGCCTCCGCTGTTTCGGCGGGGCGGCGCCAGTATCCGGGGAATACGCTCTCGCCGCGAATTAAAACCTCCCCCACTACACCGTCTGACACAGCTTGCCCGGCTGCGTCAGCGATGCGCAGATCAAACCCTGGCAGAGGCAGTCCAACGCTGCCGCCAATCCGCTGCCCGTCCACCGGGCTGGAGGCGATGCCGCCCGTCTCGGTCATACCATATCGCTCGACGATGGCATGACCTGTCCGTTGCTCAAACTCGCGGAAGGTTTGCTCGCGCAGTGGTGCCGATCCGGAGATGAACAGCCGGATATTCCCGCAGCTCTCGCGCGTGAGCGGTGACTTTAGCAAGCGTGTGTAATACGTGGGCACGCCCATGAAAATAGTCGCGTGAGGCAGCGCCGCCAGTATAGCGGGAGCTAGAAACCGCCGATGCAGAATGATCCGGGACCCGCTCAATAACGTCGGGACAGTGGCCACGAATAAACCGTGCAGATGATAGAGCGGCAGCGAATGAAGCAGAACTTCGCTGCTTCGCCAGCGCCAGAATTCACGCAGCGCCGCACCGTTCGCATATAGATTGCGATGCGTGATCATGGCTCCCTTGGGACGGCCCGTGGTTCCAGATGTGTACATCAACGCAGCGACGTCGCTGCCGGAACAGTCTTCAATGCGAGTCGTTGATTCAATAGTCTTCGCCTCCTCGTAGGCTTCTCCGTAGCCGGAGACATCCATCGTGGACATGGCAAAACTTGTCTGCATCTCCTTCCGGAGCGACTCGTATTCCTCGCGCCGTCGCGGATGGCAGATGGCCATGCGGGGATCGGCGTCTTCCAGGATTACTTGAATCTCTCCTCGGCGGCTGGTGGGGTTCAGGGGTACAAAAATGGCGCCCATACGAATGCAGGCGTAGCAGAGCATCAGCAGGTGAGGCGACTTGTCCGTCTGCGCCAGCACTCGGTCGCCCGGACGCACACCTTTCGATGCGAGCCACGCGGCATACTTCCCGGTCCATAGGGCAAAGTCCGAGTAGGTGTAGATCGCCCGCGCGTCCGTCTCCAGCAATACGCAACTGCGGTCGGTGGGAAAACAACTCTCGATGATGGCGTAAAGGTTATCGTTCATTTGATTGTTGGCTGCGCTGGCGGGCAGGCCCAATACTTCATCTTCGCAAAGTCCGTGGGTGAAATTCAATGTGTGTGCCAGGAAGCAATCATCCGGAGTATCCAAAAACCATGATGAATGCAAAAATCTGATAAAATCCATAGTTTCATGGATGAATCACAGTGTCGTGCCGGATTTGACGATCGGGAGCGACCTGAAGACACCCGAATTCCAATTGAGGTAGATCATGTCCAGCAAAATTCAGAAGAATGGCAAACCGGAGCCGCGCCGCTTCATCATCGGTATGTCCGGTGCGACGGGCGCGATCTACGGCATTCGCATGTTGCAGATGCTCAGAACCGTGCCGGGCGTGGAGACGCACCTGGTGATGTCCAAGGCGGCGGAACGAACGATCGCTTACGAGACGAGCTTTACGATTGATCAAGTGCGGGCGCTGGCGCATGAGTCGTACAACATTCTGGATATCGGCGCCAAACCCTCGAGCGGATCATTTCCCGTCGAGGGCATGATCGTCGCGCCCTGCGCCATGAAGACCCTCGGGGCGGTCGCCAACTCTCTGAGTCTGGACCTGCTCAGCCGCTCCGCCGACGTTACGCTCAAGGAGCGTCGCAAACTGGTACTGATGGTGCGAGAAGCCCCTCTACATCTGGGCCATCTGCGCCTGATGGTGCAGGCCGCCGAGATCGGGGCCATTATCTCGCCGCCGGTTCCGGCATTTTACAATTTCCCGAAGACACTTGACGACATGGTGAATCACACGGTCGGTCGCGTGCTCGATCTGTTCGGCGTAGACGTGAATCTCGTCAAACGCTGGGAAGGCATGAGCGCCAAGAACAAGAAGCTCGCCAGTACGAAGTGACTATGACTCATTCGGATGTGTGGATCATCCCCGGAGTGGTGGCCAGCGGTCTGGGCCAGGGTGCATTCTTTGTTTCTATTGAGTGGGTGCGTAGCCGATTGACTGAGTTGATGGGCATCCCGCCATTTCCTGGAACGTTGAATGTTCGCGTGGCTCCCCAAATGTGGGCGGCGTTGTTTGCGCAGCGGACGCGGTTTGACCTGGTCTCCGAGCCCGGCATGGCCGGCAGTTGTCCCGGATATCTCGCGGCGATCACCTTGCGCACTCACAGCGAGAGTGTGCAACAAGCATGGGTAATTTTGCCAGAGGTGACGGTGCATACCGATATTTTGGAGATCGTTTCGCAGCATCATCTGCGCAACGTGCTTGGCTTGAGCGATGGCGACATTCTCGAAGTGATTGTCTCTATGCCGCTCGATTAATTTCTGGTTTGGGAGAATCAAGATGCCTTCAAATGCTCCAACGGATGTGATCCCCGTGGTGGACATTCCCACCACGCTGAATATCGCCAGCTATTTCATCGACAGCAATATTGAGCAGGGACGCGGCGGCACAATTGCCATCTATGAGGAGGGCCGCACCACCACCTACGAGCAGCTTGCCGAGGCCATGAATCGTGCGGGCAACGCGCTGCGCACCTTGGGTGTGGAGCAGGAAAATCGTGTGCTCCTGGCCATACCGGACTCAGTTGAGTTCGTCGCTGTATTCTTTGGCGCCGCTAAGATCGGCGCCATCCCCATTCCAGTTAATACGGCGGCCAAGCCGGAAGACCTGCTCTATTTTCTCAACGACAGCGGCGCGCGCGTATTAGTGGTCCAGGATGACCTCTGGCCCGATCTTCAGCCTTTGCTGGCGCAGGCACCAAGCCTGTTGCATGTTCTGGTCATGCCGTCGGTGCCTGCCCAGTCGCAGATGGTAACGACCGTGCCGCCAATGAAAGCGCACTACGGATTTCATCGCCTGAGCGAGGCGCTGGCCGCCGCCTCTCCCGCGCTTGCCGCTGAACCCACTTCCAAAGACGACATGGCGTTTTTCCTCTACACTTCCGGCAGCACCGGAGGGCCGAAGGGCGCCGTGCATCTGCACCATGACATGATTGTCTCCACCGAGCTATACGCGCGCAATATCCTGAAAATTTCAGCCCAGGATATTTTCTTCTCCGCCAGCAAGCTGTTCTTCGCCTATGGCCTGGGCAATGGTTCCTACTTTGCGTTCGCCGTCGGCGCGTCGGTGGTCTACAATCCACACCGCCCCAAGCCCGAGACCATTCTGGAATACATCGAGAAGTTTCGGCCGACGCTTTTTTTCAGCGTTCCAACGCTCTACGCCGCGATGCTTCAGGTGCCCCCAAAACCAGACACCCAGCGGAACCTCTCCAGCGTGCGCTACGGAGTGTCGGCGGGGGAGGCGCTTCCCGATGAACTGTTTCACCGCTTCAAGGAGCGCTTCAGCGTGGAGATACTCGATGGCATTGGGTCCACGGAGATGCTGCACATATTTATCTCCAATCGCCCCGGCGATATTCGTCCCGGCACCAGTGGAAGGATCGTTCCGGGATACGAGGCCAGGATTGTGGATGAAGCGGGAAATGCGCTGGCGCCTGGCGATATTGGAAATCTCTGGGTGAGCGGCGATAGCGCCGCGGCATTCTACTGGCGCAAACACGGCAAATCCAAGGCCACCATGGTGGGCGAATGGCTGGTTACGGGCGACAAGTATTACGTCGATCCCGATGGCTATTTCTGCTATTGCGGCCGCGCCGACGACATGCTGAAGTGTTCAGGCCAGTGGGTCTCGCCGGTGGAAGTTGAGAATGCGATCATCGCTCATCCGAGCGTTCTGGAATCAGCCATCGTCGGCCAGGCGGACGAGGACGAGTTGGTGAAGCCCAAGGTCTTCATCGTTCTCAAGAATGGCGCGACAGCGCCAAACGAAGATGATCTGCGGACATTTTTGAAAGGGAAACTTGCTGGCTACAAAATTCCGCGCTGGGTCGAGATCGTTCCCGAGCTACCCAAAACAGCTACTGGGAAGATACAGCGATTCAAACTGCGTAGCTAATTGCCATTGCTCTCGCGCTTCTTCTTATTCACTTCAATGCTGAGACGTTTAATTTTCTGATTCAGCGTGGACAAGGGAATCTGAAACCGCTCGGAGGCCTCTGTCTGATTGCCCTTGGTGCGGTCGAGCATTTCCAGGATGATGCGGCGCTCGCACTCGTCCATGATCTCAAACAGCGAAGCCTGCGGGCTGCCTCCCAGAGTGGGCAGCAGTCGCCACAGTTTTTTTCCGGTTTTGAGGATGGCCTCGGGGAGCATCTCCGGGCCGACTTCCTCGCCCGGTGAAAGAATGACGGCGCGCTCGACGGCATTTTCCAACTCGCGCACATTTCCTGGCCAATCATAATCGAGCAGCAGGCGCAGAGCTTCCTGAGAAAAGTGTCGCGGAGGTTTGCTGTTTTCCGCGCAGAACTTGCGGAAGAAGTGCTCCGCCAGCAGGGGCACATCCTCACGGCGCGCGCGCAGCGGGGGCAGGGTAATCGTGATCACGTTCAACCGGTAAAAAAGATCCTCGCGGAACTTGCCATCCTCCACCATGCGTTGCAAGTCCACGTTGGTGGCGGTTACCACGCGTACGTCCACGTGAATCGTTTCGTTGCTGCCGAGTGGCATGAACTCGCGTTCCTGCAGAACGCGCAGAAGTTTGGTTTGGGTTTCGACGCCGACTGTTCCAATCTCGTCAAAGAATAGCGTGCCGTGATCGGCCAGCTCGAACAGTCCTTTTTTGGAGGCCACCGCGCTGGTGAACGCGCCGCGGACATGCCCGAACAGGATGCTCTCCAGCAGGTCCACGGGCAGGCTGCCGGTGTTGACGGGAACGAAGAGTTTGTCCATGCGCGTGCTGTTGGCGTGAATGGCTTTGGCGATCAGTTCCTTGCCGGTGCCACTCTCGCCCTGGATTAGCACAGTGGCGCGTGCGGGGGCCACCTGACCCACCAGCTCCAGCACTTTGCGCATGGCTTCGCTCTTGCCGATGATTTCTGTAAACGCGTAGCGCTGCTTCAGCGTGCGCTTCAGCTCACGATTCTCTTCAGTGAGCCGCTGCTGCCGGACCAGTATGGATATCTCGGCGAGCAGCCGTTCATTGTCCCAGGGCTTGGTGATGTAATTGTTGGCGCCGTGGTGGATGGCCTCGACGGCGCGCTCGACCGAGCCATAGGCGGTGATCATCACCACGGCCAGCGCGGGGTTGCTGGCGCGAATCTTTTGCAGCACATCAATTCCGCTTTGATCGGGCAGCGCGGCATCGAGCAGAACCAGATCGTAGACACGCTTTTCGATCCGCCCCAGCCCCTCTTCGCCGTTCGCGGCGCTATCGACCAGATAGCCCTCGCTCGAGAGCAGTTCCTCAAGGCTTTCGCGAAGCTGTGGCTCATCGTCAATCACCAGCAACGACCCACGCGATTCAGGCATGAACAGGTTTCCTCAATGCGGGGAATTGCAGTTCGAAGCGGGTTCCCGCGCCGGGCTTGCTCTCCACACGGATCACGGCGGAGTGTTCCTGAATGATCCCGTAGGTGACCGCCAATCCCAACCCCGTCCAGTTGGCGGGATCGCGTCCGGGAATTTTCCCCGGCCATTTGGTGGTAAAGAATGGATCGTAAATCCTGGGCAGAACTTCAGGCGCGATGCCCACTCCAGTGTCGCGGACTTCGACATGCACAGAGCCTTCCTCCGTCCACGTGGTCAGCCGCAGACGACCGCCGTGCGCCATGGCGTCGCGCGCGTTGAGGATCAGGTTCAGCAACACCTGCTGTAGTTTCCCGCTGTGCCCGGAGATGAGTGCAAGGCCTGGTTCCAAATGCGTTTCCGTCTGAATCTGCGACGCTCTGAGCGGATGATCCACCAGCAGCAGAGTTTCCGAGATCAATTGGTTCATATCCACCGGAGCGAAGTCCTCAGCCACGCCGGACGTTGCCGCATCGCGCGGGCCGTTGCCTCGCGAGAGATTGCTGCGCGAGAACTTCAGTAGGCCGTTGACAATCTCCGATGCGCGGAACGTCTGACTGATGATTCGCTCCACAATTTTGGAAGCCTTTTCCGCAGTCTCGCTCCCGTTGCCGCCAGTAGGCGATGCCGCAGGAGCGTCAGTCGGTCGGTCCTGATGCGGACGGGCCAACATCTTTTCCAGCGCCTTTTGCAGCATCTGTGCCTGCGTGGAGATGACCGTCAACGGTGTGTTGACTTCATGCGCCACGCCGGCCGCCAGCAAGCCGATGGAGGAGAGCTTGTCAGCCTGCGCGAGCTGCGACTCCAGAGCCACGCGATCCGTTACATCATCAAACACCATCAGGCGGCCAATGCACTCGCAGTTGCGCGAAAGCAGCGGGGCGATGGAAATGTTCAGGACACGTTCCTGTCCACTACCGCCATTGTTGTCACCAACGACGCGATAGCGATTGATGTTGTGGATGCCCATATCTTCGCGGCTGCGGTCGTATTCAGCCAGCAGATCGGCGGGCAGCAGCTCGTGCAGCGGGCTGCCTTTCGCCTGACGGAAGGGCAGGGGAAGCATCAGCTCGAGCGGTGTATTGATGGCCTCTACGCGGTCTTCGAGATCCACGGCGAGCAAGCCGACGTTGATGGACTCCAGAATGTTTTCGCCGAACTGTTGCAGGTCGGCATACTGCCGCGCCTTTTCGGTGAGAGACTCGAGCAGCGAACCACTCTCCAGCGCCAATGCCAGATAACCGCAGAGCGTCTCCACCAGCGCGACGTCCTGCTCCGGGAGCAGCTCGCCTCCGGTCGTTCGGCCAAGGCCGAGCACGGCCACTAAGCGGTCCTTGGCGCGGCATGGGAAGTAGTACGGCATTCTCATGTCACGCAGGGACCGGTGCCATTGCGGGTGTTCCCACATCTCTTGATGGATCGGGTCGGAGTCGTCCCGGTCCGCTTGGTCCCATTCCGGCCAGCCGGGAAAATGCAACCAATCACGCCGCCGCCGCAGGCCCCGCGACCCCGATTCGCCAGCGGATTCTTCCAGCAGGCCGATATAGCCGAAATCAGCAGTGTGCCCGTCGCCAGCGCTCGCCGATTCCTGCGCGCGAGTGTCCGCGCTCAGTCCGTCGTTCTCCATCCCGCACTCCAGAAATATCTGGTAACCGCCATTTGCCGCGGGAATGAATACGGCGGCGCGGTCCAACTCCAGCAACTGCGTCAGAGGATCAAGCAGCGAGCGGACCATCTCCTCCCGGTCCGTATGGCGGCCAAGCTGATGTCCCAGGTACAGGACGGCCTGACGATAATCATAGCGGTGGCGGAGAAAACTCTCATCCAACTGGCGCTGAATCCAGCTTTGCAGAGGGCGTAGCAGCAAACCTGTGGCGATCACTGCTGCGATCAACCCCAAGGTTCCCACATCTGGAATGGTGCGGCGGAACAAGTCGCCCGCCAGCGCTGCAGCGCCCATGTAGCATCCCACCAACAGGCCGGTGGCCAGCGTCCAGGCTACGCCGCGACCGATGGCAATGTCCACATCGAGAAGCCGGTGGCGCGCCATGGCGTAGGCCATGCCGGCGGGCAGCGCGATCAGCGACATTGCCGACAACGCCATCCACGGTTGCGCAACGATCCCCAAGAAATATGGGACGGCATAGTTCACCACGAAGGGAGCCAATCCCGCCAGCGCTCCGCCGAGCACCCAAGCCATCTGCTTCCAAAGCTGGCGGGACCCAGACGGGCGAGAAGTAGCCCTGCGCAGCGCCGCTGCCAACAGTCCCGTGCCCAGCATGTACATCGCCGCCAGATACCCGGTCTCGATGCGATCCATCCACCAGCTCGAGTCGCTCAAGGGGGCCGAAGCGGATGTGAGTACTCCGAGCGCGAAGCCAATGTGGAGGAGACCCAGCAACGTGGCCGAAGCGTAAATGCCAAAGCGCAGGTTCCCCGCGCTGGCGGAGGATGCTGGGCGATTCGCGCCAGCCGATTGCCAGTACGTCAGGCAGAAGTGCGCGAATAGTGCCGGCTGCAACAGCATTGCCGCCGCATCCGTCCAATAGATGAGCCAATCCAGTGAGTCGAATTTTCCCGAGTAAGAAAAGGCGAACAGGACAAATGAAGTGAGGCAGTAAAGCACAAATAGCCGCGCCCGCGGAGCCCGCATTCTGCGCCACAGTACCCATGCGCCCAACATCAGGTAGAACAATCCGGCGATCCACAGAACAGTTTGCAACGGCGTGGAGTCGGCCCGAGCCGCCAGCCTCAGATGAATCGTTAGTGGCGCGCCCTCGCGGATGACCGTGTAGTCCACGGCAGTGTCCGGGGTGGCTGCGTAGAGGCGGCGCGTCAATTCCTCCAACGACTTAATCTGGTCCGTGTGCCCGCCGTTTTGGGTGGCGTAGAGAATGTCGCCACTGCGCACGCCAGCCCTTGCCGCCGGCCCGCCGGATTCGATATTCCTGGCGACCAGGCCCAAAGCGGTTTCTGACCAGAGCACGCCATCGGATGGGATCTGAACCGTGCGCCGCTGCTGCCAGTTGGCCACTGCGAGGACCAGCGACACCAGCATCAACGATGCCAGGAGGTAGCGCGCGACTTGGGGTCTGTTTTCCAGTAGTTTCACTTAAGCGAATGCGCAGCCTTGACCGAGATCGGGACGAACAATGACTAGGCAAACTGATTGCACTTCATGTACCAATTATCCGTTGCTTCCAAACTATTTTAACCGATTTAGTATCAATATGTTGATGCCACTCAACAGAGCCTGAATGGGCCTTCTCCGGAAAAGCGAATGGTTCCTATGCAAAAATGTAGAAAAGTCTACAAAAATGCAAGCAACGCTTTTTCTGTTATGGCGATACAAATTCTAGAATACGAAATTAAAGCCGCCGCGGAAGGCTCTGGCCGCAGGGAACAAAGTTCCCTGAATTCCACTCGCTGAGCGCACCGACAGATAGCCATCGGCTAGCAGGTTAGTGAAGTCAGCGATGGCCTCAAACTGGCCTTGGAGGATATTGGGGGAGGGAAGAGGCTGCAGGATATAGACACTAAGATAGGGATCGGCCTGACCGATGCCGCGATTATAGGGATCGGCGACAGTTATGGCGCGCTCGGGCAACCAGCGATAGGAAGTGATCACGTGGGTGCGTAATCCCGGCATCGTCGAGTCGATCTTCAATGCCACGGAGTGACTGCGCTGCATGCGCAAAACTTCCCGAAGCTGCTGCGCGCTTTCGATGACCGGGGCCTCGGTGGAGGCAACCATTGATCCGGCGTAGCTATACGCGGCAATCAGGGCCACGCCAGGGCTGATCTCCGTGGAGATTGCGGCCCGCGCACCCGCCGAGCGGTAGTTGCCCGCGCTGATGAATTGGCGATTGGAGAATGGATCACGCAGCATTCCCGAGGGGAGGACCTCTGCGCCGGAAGCTTTGCGCGGGAAGGCGATGGTCAACGCCGCGTCTTCTAGAGAATCAAGGAAGAAGGAAGCCTCTGTCCGCATTTGTGTGGCGAACACTGGATCGATCCAATGTTGCTCCCAACTTGCTTCTGCGTGCCGACCGGATTCCATGACGGGCGTTCCGTCTACCCCCGCGCTGATCTGCGGAATAGCCAGCCACTGCTCCGCCGCCTGCTTCTGCGTATCCCATCCGGAAGGAATTGCGCGCGGGCCAATCCCCGCGTAGGAAACGGTGAGCAGTCCGCCGGACGGCGTTGCATATACGACTCGTCCGTACGGGCTCAACTGGAAGGTCTGTCCATTGAGGCTGAAGGAGTCCAGCAGCGAGCCGAACTCGGCGGTGATAGCGTTCGTAATCTGGCGCTCCTGCGCGTAGCCAAATGTGACGGACTGCACTCTCTCGCCGCTGGGCGCGTCGGGGCCAAACTGGCTGACCCAGTATTCACGTGGCAGGAAAAGCTGGCGGGCCGTGGCCGTGATATGCGTGGTCGCGCGGTCGCCATCCTGACGGTCCCAGGAAATATGCAGACTGGTGGCGGGCGTGCCCTGCTTGATACCCGCCGAGCCGGTGAGGCCCAGCGACTGGTTTGCGCCGAGCTGATAATCCATATCGAACGATGTTTGCAGGCCAGAGTCATGGCCGAAGCCCGCTCTATCGTCGCCCGCCAGAAGTTTCACGGTGCCATGCAACGCGCGCTCGCGCGGATCAATCGAGGCGGCTTCGCCATTGCTGACTGCGACGGACCGGTCTGGTCCATTCTGTTGGAATCGCAACACGGGCCGCGTCGGATGCTGCGCACGCAGAACCCACTTCCAATCTTCGCTGGCCTGCTCGATGCTGCTGGGGATCGAAAACTCCACCGACTCGGCCAGCTTGTACAGGCTGATGTCGAGCAGCGCCAGACCACCTGCTTTTACCGCGATGGCCGTCTTGAGGTAGGGAAGAAAACTGGGACTGACTACTTCCGCCGAGTAGATGCCGGGTGCAAGTTTCGGCACGCTGAAGCGGCCGGTGGTCTGCGTGGTGGCGCGCGCTACGACGCGTCCCCCAGGCGAGAGGATGCTCACGGGAACCCCGGCCTGTGCCGCGCCCCGACGATCCGTGATCTTGCCCGCGATGATGCCAAACTCCGTGGCCTCAACGCCGCCGGCGGCCATCGCACTTGCTGGAGCCACCGCCAATAGCGCCAGCAATGACGCTACTTTTGTCTGGGCACGGAACACGCGCGCGAAATAGTGCAAGCTCACGATACTCCTCCCCGAATTACGCGATGTCTATTCGATCGTGAAATCGGCCGCGGGCGAAATGGACTGGTTGGTGTTGGTGTCGGTTACCGTTACTTTGAGTTTGTATTTGCCAGGCTCGAGCGATGTGAGCGGCATGAGTTTTTCGATGTTTACCTGACTGGGTGAGGAGTTGGGCAGGTCGGCGGCGTTCTCCGTGGATTCAAAGACCGCCTTGTCGCCCTTCAGCAATTGATACTTGATGGTTGCCGCGGGGCGCGCGCCGCTGATGTCCGGCTTGATGTTATAGACCTGCATGTAGACGCCCAGACGTTGCTCACGCTTGAATGTCTCGCCCACCGCCGGACGGACTTTGGAATCACCGATCACGAACTGGCCGATGCCGATGCGCTTGGTGGGCACTTTCTCCAGTTGATCCGCGAGGATCAACGAGCTGACCGAGAACTCGTCTTCCTTGAACAAGGGAACTTCCAGCCGCATCTCCAATGTGCCGAGGTTGCCGCTGTTCACGTCCTTCAGCGCCAGGCTCAGGCGATAGAGGCCCGGGCGCAACGGGATGGACTTCCAGTAGATGGACTTCTTTTCGAGCGACTGTTCGAGCAATGATTCCGGGATGTCCAGCGCGATGGTGTCTTCAAATGTCTGGACTACACGGCGCGTCAGCGTGGTGATGCGCCCGAAGATGTTCACCACGGCCTTCTGCACGCCGGTGGAGTTATTGAACGCCAGGTCCTTGTTGAGCAGACCAATCGTGAACGCCGAGAGCACCGAACTATCGGTGATCTTCACGAAGTCGGTGCGCACCTGAAACGGCAGCACGTTGAAGCGGATGTTGGTCGAGATGGCCTCTTCCAAATCCTTGAACTTGATCGCCGGAGGCCTGTTGATATTGGCCATCAGCGCCAGACGATCAAACTGTCCGCCGTAGCGCGTCGAGGTCGCGTAGCCCGCGCCGGGGCTGGAGTCAATCATGCGCTTGGGCATGCGCGTGCCGTCGGTGCGCGTGAAGCGGTCCACCTTCGACGACAGGCCCATCTCTTCCATCTGCGACAGGCCGGCACCGGGCACGTAGAGTAGCGCGTCCTTCTCCGCCGGGTCGATGGTGAAACGATACTCGCCAGTCATGGTTGGATCGACGTACTCAAGCTCCACGTTCTGGCCGATGCCTTCGATGTAGCGATAGCGCCAGACTTCAAACGGGAACGTGGAAGTTGATCCGCCGCCTTCTTCCATAGGCCTTTCGTAGTGCCCGCCGGAAGGATGCGCTTCCACTTCGTCCGGTGGTCCGTACATGATGTACATGCGCCCGCGATCACTCTTCCAGCCGGGGATGCCGCTGGCGTAATGCTGATTGGCGTAGGCGATGCGCCGGTAATGCTCTTCCTTGTAATCGTTGGTGAGTGCCTCGGGATCGGGGCTGCGGCGCAGCCAGAACTGCTCGATGAACTGCTCGCGCTCCTCGTCATTGGCCAGGGTCAGGAAGACCTTGCGCTCTTCGTCGGTGATGATGTAGCCGACGTCTTCGTTGAGCCACTTCTTGAAGGCCGAGGCCAATTCTTTTTCAAGCGACTCGCGGGCGCGCTGGCGATCCTTGTCGCTCATGCCCTTGGCTTCGCTCTGTCCGACCAGGTCCTTGGCCTCGCCCTGCTTCTCTTGAGCATGCAGCGGAGCCAATAAATACTGGCCTCCCAGGAACATCGCCCAGCCAATCAGCATGGCGATTCGCGCAGTCGATAACAGCCACCGCGTCGAGCTGCGCTGCGAGTTGTCCCGACGGCTTTCAGGGGCCTCCCGTTTGGTCTGTTGAAAATAGGACTGCATAGTTCGACCCGCTTTCCTGAATCCCGTGCTCAAACTTAGTGTTATTGTAGGTCTCGCTCCCCGTCCAAGTCAAGCAAAACGTCATGCTGATCGTCATGCCAAAGGGGCGCCAACAAAAGATTAAAATCATTCTGGTTAGCTGAAATTTGGACACAGAAAACCGCCCTTCCCGTAGGGGCTGGCACCGCACAGTTGGACATCATCCAGCCACGCGGGGTTGCCCGCGAAAATCCATGGTGCTCGGATTGCTTCGTTTCCGCACTCCCGCAAGATACTAAACCCGTCATACTAAACCCGTCGTCATCCTGAGCGTAGCGAAGGACCTGCTTTTTTATCTCGGGGGGACGCGCTGGGGAAAGCAGACCCTCCGCCCACCTCGCGCTCCGAATCGCCCGCCGATGATCACCCGCGAGTTGCCCCAGGATTCTCCCGTGACAACTTTTCCAAATTTTCCAGTAGCTTTCACGCCTAATCCAGGCCCCCTCACATGACCATCCATCCCGCAGATGCCCGCAGGGCATCACCGTGAATAGCCGTAGGTGCCAACCTACGGACTACCGCGTCCCCAACCGAAACAACCCCGGAGGGGTTGACCATTCAAATTGCCAGACGATGCTTGCATGTGGGGAAACCGTGGCCCCTCCAGGGCCGAATTTGATATGGGGATTCGTCCCGGAGGTTTCACTTGCGGCTATTCACAGTCCTGCCCTCCGGGCAGGCTGGCAATCGGGGCCGTCTCATGGAAGCCGAGATGTTCCCGAATCACGATAATCTTCATAATCAATGCCAGTGTTTCGTGGCGGTCCTCCGTGTACCTCTGCGTCCTCTGCGGTTAGGAAAGATGTTTAACCGCAGAGGACGCAGAGGTACACGGAGGAAACACCACGATAGGACACCGCCCAATAGCCGCGACTGTATCCATTCGTTTCGCGCGGCACTTTCGTGCGCCGACTAATTAGCCTGGCTGGCAAGAGCGTGGCACAGCGCGGCGGACTGCGCCTTTGTCAGCACCTGCTCTAAATCTTCCGGCGTGGCGCGGCGCAGATTCTCGATGCTACCGAAATGTTCCAGGAGTTTGCGGGCTGTTGCCGGGCCGATGCCGGGGATGTCGAGCAACTCGCTGCGCAACTGCCGTGAGTCGCGGCGCTGGCGGTGGAACTTCACCGCGAAGCGGTGCGACTCGTCGCGTATCTGCTGGACGAGGCGCAGCACCGGCGAGTGATGATCGAGGCGC
This sequence is a window from Acidobacteriota bacterium. Protein-coding genes within it:
- a CDS encoding malonyl-CoA synthase (catalyzes the formation of malonyl-CoA from malonate and CoA), with translation MDFIRFLHSSWFLDTPDDCFLAHTLNFTHGLCEDEVLGLPASAANNQMNDNLYAIIESCFPTDRSCVLLETDARAIYTYSDFALWTGKYAAWLASKGVRPGDRVLAQTDKSPHLLMLCYACIRMGAIFVPLNPTSRRGEIQVILEDADPRMAICHPRRREEYESLRKEMQTSFAMSTMDVSGYGEAYEEAKTIESTTRIEDCSGSDVAALMYTSGTTGRPKGAMITHRNLYANGAALREFWRWRSSEVLLHSLPLYHLHGLFVATVPTLLSGSRIILHRRFLAPAILAALPHATIFMGVPTYYTRLLKSPLTRESCGNIRLFISGSAPLREQTFREFEQRTGHAIVERYGMTETGGIASSPVDGQRIGGSVGLPLPGFDLRIADAAGQAVSDGVVGEVLIRGESVFPGYWRRPAETAEAFSSDGFFRSGDLGRRLANGAYAIAGRAKDLIITGGMNVNPKEIEITIDAYPGVMESAVIGVPHPDYGEAVVAIVVLDSRGAASAGEVGGAAELLSWLKREIAGYKIPRKIFIVKELPRNAMGKVQKNLLRSDPRFEETFRGLAAKDISKNTDISGPSKN
- a CDS encoding UbiX family flavin prenyltransferase, whose product is MSSKIQKNGKPEPRRFIIGMSGATGAIYGIRMLQMLRTVPGVETHLVMSKAAERTIAYETSFTIDQVRALAHESYNILDIGAKPSSGSFPVEGMIVAPCAMKTLGAVANSLSLDLLSRSADVTLKERRKLVLMVREAPLHLGHLRLMVQAAEIGAIISPPVPAFYNFPKTLDDMVNHTVGRVLDLFGVDVNLVKRWEGMSAKNKKLASTK
- a CDS encoding DUF120 domain-containing protein → MTHSDVWIIPGVVASGLGQGAFFVSIEWVRSRLTELMGIPPFPGTLNVRVAPQMWAALFAQRTRFDLVSEPGMAGSCPGYLAAITLRTHSESVQQAWVILPEVTVHTDILEIVSQHHLRNVLGLSDGDILEVIVSMPLD
- a CDS encoding benzoate-CoA ligase family protein translates to MPSNAPTDVIPVVDIPTTLNIASYFIDSNIEQGRGGTIAIYEEGRTTTYEQLAEAMNRAGNALRTLGVEQENRVLLAIPDSVEFVAVFFGAAKIGAIPIPVNTAAKPEDLLYFLNDSGARVLVVQDDLWPDLQPLLAQAPSLLHVLVMPSVPAQSQMVTTVPPMKAHYGFHRLSEALAAASPALAAEPTSKDDMAFFLYTSGSTGGPKGAVHLHHDMIVSTELYARNILKISAQDIFFSASKLFFAYGLGNGSYFAFAVGASVVYNPHRPKPETILEYIEKFRPTLFFSVPTLYAAMLQVPPKPDTQRNLSSVRYGVSAGEALPDELFHRFKERFSVEILDGIGSTEMLHIFISNRPGDIRPGTSGRIVPGYEARIVDEAGNALAPGDIGNLWVSGDSAAAFYWRKHGKSKATMVGEWLVTGDKYYVDPDGYFCYCGRADDMLKCSGQWVSPVEVENAIIAHPSVLESAIVGQADEDELVKPKVFIVLKNGATAPNEDDLRTFLKGKLAGYKIPRWVEIVPELPKTATGKIQRFKLRS
- a CDS encoding sigma-54-dependent Fis family transcriptional regulator, giving the protein MPESRGSLLVIDDEPQLRESLEELLSSEGYLVDSAANGEEGLGRIEKRVYDLVLLDAALPDQSGIDVLQKIRASNPALAVVMITAYGSVERAVEAIHHGANNYITKPWDNERLLAEISILVRQQRLTEENRELKRTLKQRYAFTEIIGKSEAMRKVLELVGQVAPARATVLIQGESGTGKELIAKAIHANSTRMDKLFVPVNTGSLPVDLLESILFGHVRGAFTSAVASKKGLFELADHGTLFFDEIGTVGVETQTKLLRVLQEREFMPLGSNETIHVDVRVVTATNVDLQRMVEDGKFREDLFYRLNVITITLPPLRARREDVPLLAEHFFRKFCAENSKPPRHFSQEALRLLLDYDWPGNVRELENAVERAVILSPGEEVGPEMLPEAILKTGKKLWRLLPTLGGSPQASLFEIMDECERRIILEMLDRTKGNQTEASERFQIPLSTLNQKIKRLSIEVNKKKRESNGN